The genomic stretch CCTTGTTGAAGATGGTTGAAAATATCCTCTTTTATATTTTTGTTTCCTTTTGGCGAGTGGTATGGTAAGGATTTTTGAAATAGAGACTTTGTGTTTATTGATCTTTCGCTATCGTTTTTGCCTACAATGATATTTAGCATAGCCTCCTCTGCACTATCAAGCCAATTTCTTTTACTAGATTTACTTTTTAGCTCTTTGTTAATCTTTTTTAGTCCAAGACTAACATCTCTTACCATAGCCAAAAAATCTTTCATGTCAAAAGGGTCAAGCCCCTTTGCAGGATCTCCGTATTTATCTTTCATAAACTCAACTTTTTGGTCTTGACTTTTAAGACAAGAAATTTCATTGATATCAAATTTGTCTTGACTTTGTAAGTATTCAAACAAAATAAGCCAAATTTCTTTACTGATTTCAAATCTGCACTTAAGCTCGCCTTGAAAACCAAAGCCCATATTGTGTAACATGCAGTGATAAATTGCCCGTTTTTTATGCCATCTTGTCTTTTCTGATGGCTCTTGCGGCTCATCGTTACTAAACTCTAAGCCAAGAAATTTTTGCATTGAGTCTGATAAATTATTTTGGCTCTGCTCTATATGACTTTTGATAATCTCAAATCCGTTTTCAAGTGAAGAATAAAAATCATCCCTTAAATCAAAAAATCCCTGCGTTTCAAGCCCTCTATATCTAACTGTATTATCAAAAAATACATCATTTATAGAAGATCCGTCGTCTTGTCCGTTTGCATTTGCATATTCGCCGTTCATATCAAAAATAAGCTGTCCTATTTTGATCTGAGCCTTTTTAGCCGCCATACAAACTGCAGATATTATCGTTTTAACTGTGTTTGACTTACCTGTTCTTGTCATACCAAAAACAGCCGTGCGTCTAGATAAGAAATCTACCGGGTGAATTCTAACTTCAACATCTGAGTCTTTATTAAGCTTTTGGAGTCTATTTGTAGATGTGTAGCGCAAATTTCCTATTAAAAACGGCTCAGGTGTGGTATGAAAACCCATTTTAAAAGCATCTTTTTTCATCTTTTGCTTTTTATAAGGATCTATGTAATTGACAATACCTTGCAAAACATCTTGCATTGGCTTATAGACTTTTATGCCTGCCATTGACTGATAATCCTCTATATCAGCCCCAAACATCCATTTGCCATCCTCCATATAAAAAGAACCGATAATCTCACACTCAAGCCCTCCAAACTGAAGCCAAGAGCGCGTTATAGGCTCAATATTATCATGCTCATCATCTGAGTAAATTTCAGGCTTTGACTGATAATACTCTATTATCGTTTTTATCTTATCAATATCTCCAGGAATTTCACAAGAGCCTATCATCCTAAATAAAAATACAATTTTTTCCTGCTCTTTTGCATTTGAAAAATCATTTGGATTAAAGCTAGCACCCAAAAGAAAGCTATTAATCGGAATTCCACAAACTCTCTCTTTATAAGCATCATTTGTAAGCACCAATGCATATTTATAATCAAGCTTAAAAACATCGCCTATAAAATTTCTTTGCGGATCTTTTATCATCCTAGCCAAAGTATTTCTTTTATCAATTTGCTCTTTAACGCCCATTTAAAATCCTTTTATTAAATTTGGCTTATCAATCATTTTTAGATTTTTAAATATCATTAGCTCACTACCAATGCTTTTTTGCTTCAAACTAGCTGAATATCTTAAATTGAAATCAAATTTCTCAAACTCTGCATACAACTCTCTTATCTCATCGCAATTATCGTAAGTTAGAAGCAAAGGCAGATTTATATCTTTTAAAATTTGTGAAAGCTTTATGTGGTCGCCGTGCTGATAGAAATTTCTATAAAGCTCAGGTCCTTTTTTATAATAAGGTGGATCAAGATAGAGTAGTGATTTTTGACTTAATCTTTTAGTAATTAGCCTTATAAAT from Campylobacter sp. RM16189 encodes the following:
- a CDS encoding DUF87 domain-containing protein is translated as MGVKEQIDKRNTLARMIKDPQRNFIGDVFKLDYKYALVLTNDAYKERVCGIPINSFLLGASFNPNDFSNAKEQEKIVFLFRMIGSCEIPGDIDKIKTIIEYYQSKPEIYSDDEHDNIEPITRSWLQFGGLECEIIGSFYMEDGKWMFGADIEDYQSMAGIKVYKPMQDVLQGIVNYIDPYKKQKMKKDAFKMGFHTTPEPFLIGNLRYTSTNRLQKLNKDSDVEVRIHPVDFLSRRTAVFGMTRTGKSNTVKTIISAVCMAAKKAQIKIGQLIFDMNGEYANANGQDDGSSINDVFFDNTVRYRGLETQGFFDLRDDFYSSLENGFEIIKSHIEQSQNNLSDSMQKFLGLEFSNDEPQEPSEKTRWHKKRAIYHCMLHNMGFGFQGELKCRFEISKEIWLILFEYLQSQDKFDINEISCLKSQDQKVEFMKDKYGDPAKGLDPFDMKDFLAMVRDVSLGLKKINKELKSKSSKRNWLDSAEEAMLNIIVGKNDSERSINTKSLFQKSLPYHSPKGNKNIKEDIFNHLQQGRVVILDLSVGLQSVKANMSEKIAKFILEKNIDIVNQNLPAMQCVLYVEEAHNLIGKNSNLDQTWPRIAKEGAKFGIALVYATQEPSSVHPNILANTENLFVTHLNNDDELKSLSKYYDFKSFAPSLKKAQDVGFARIKTLSSNYVIPTQIKLFDPNKLKLEYQNLPYHADFIPAPNPDRRENAI